A part of Lacinutrix sp. 5H-3-7-4 genomic DNA contains:
- a CDS encoding DUF4369 domain-containing protein: MQKIITILCLSLIFSCGNDDSSKLTVKGQIKGLKKGTVYLKKANDSTLVTVDSLIVNGDSNFKLESDIEEPEVFYLELDKNDNDESQISFFAAKGVTEINTTLKNFVYDATINGSEQQDKLNDYRNMLTKFNNRYLDLIKENLEAMQNNDTIAVAKAQKESKNLEKRKYLYTANYAITIKDSEVAPYLALSELYNANIKLLDTINNSLTPEIKASLYGKKLQSFINDIKVKEQQ, translated from the coding sequence ATGCAAAAAATAATAACAATACTGTGTCTTTCACTTATTTTCTCTTGCGGAAATGATGACAGTTCTAAATTGACTGTAAAAGGTCAAATTAAAGGTTTAAAAAAAGGAACTGTTTACTTAAAAAAAGCAAATGATTCTACTTTAGTAACTGTAGATTCTTTAATTGTAAATGGAGATTCAAACTTTAAATTAGAAAGTGACATAGAAGAACCTGAGGTATTTTACCTTGAGTTAGATAAAAATGATAACGATGAGAGCCAAATTTCATTTTTTGCAGCTAAAGGTGTAACTGAGATTAATACAACTTTAAAAAACTTTGTTTACGACGCCACTATAAATGGAAGTGAACAACAAGACAAATTAAACGATTACCGTAACATGTTGACAAAGTTTAATAATAGGTATTTAGATTTGATAAAAGAGAATTTAGAGGCAATGCAAAATAATGATACAATAGCAGTTGCCAAAGCACAAAAAGAATCTAAAAATTTAGAAAAAAGAAAATACTTGTATACTGCTAATTATGCGATTACTATAAAAGATAGTGAAGTTGCTCCTTATTTAGCGCTAAGTGAATTATATAATGCAAATATTAAGTTATTAGATACTATTAATAATTCTCTTACTCCAGAAATAAAAGCATCACTTTACGGAAAAAAATTACAAAGTTTTATAAACGATATTAAAGTTAAAGAACAACAATAA
- a CDS encoding DUF819 domain-containing protein, with amino-acid sequence MDTTPLFTNDTIVFGLLMLALGFIFYTESIEKGFWPKFYKIVPGLFLAYMIPAIFTTFGLIAPEWETIKESGEIVTGKSNLYYVSSRYLLPAALVLMTLSIDLKAVFNLGWKALIMFFTGTIGIVIGGPIAILLISIFSPETVGGIGPDAVWRGLSTLAGSWIGGGANQTAMLEIYGYNQKLYGGMVFVDIVVANVWMAILLIGIGKRDKINKWLKADTSSIEELKVKVSTFSEKVKRNPSVTDMIILGAIAFGTVSIAHFLADFLAPFFENVVAGIQSPTTKNIFTFLGSKFFWMISISTLIAILLSFTKAKTYEGAGASKFGSVFIYILVASIGMKMDLTLIFDNVGLIAVGIVWMTIHAVLLIFVAKIIKAPYFFLAVGSQANVGGAASAPIVASAFHPSLATVGVLLAVFGYAVGTVAAIGCTILMELAAAG; translated from the coding sequence ATGGATACTACACCTTTATTTACAAACGACACCATTGTATTTGGATTATTAATGCTAGCCTTAGGATTTATTTTTTATACAGAATCTATTGAGAAAGGATTTTGGCCAAAATTCTATAAAATTGTTCCTGGCCTATTTTTAGCTTATATGATTCCTGCAATATTTACAACATTTGGGTTAATAGCTCCAGAATGGGAAACAATAAAAGAAAGTGGTGAAATTGTAACAGGAAAGTCTAATCTCTATTATGTTTCAAGTCGTTATTTATTACCAGCAGCTTTAGTTTTAATGACCTTAAGTATAGATTTAAAAGCCGTATTTAATTTAGGTTGGAAAGCACTTATTATGTTTTTTACAGGTACTATAGGTATTGTAATTGGTGGACCAATAGCCATTTTATTAATATCAATTTTTTCTCCAGAAACCGTTGGTGGTATTGGACCAGATGCTGTATGGCGTGGGCTTTCTACCTTGGCTGGAAGCTGGATTGGTGGTGGCGCTAACCAAACTGCAATGTTAGAAATTTACGGGTACAACCAAAAACTTTATGGAGGTATGGTGTTTGTAGATATTGTTGTAGCTAATGTATGGATGGCAATATTATTAATAGGTATTGGTAAACGAGATAAAATTAATAAATGGTTAAAGGCCGATACTTCATCTATTGAAGAGCTAAAAGTAAAAGTTTCTACTTTTTCTGAAAAAGTAAAAAGAAATCCATCTGTTACAGATATGATAATTCTTGGTGCAATTGCATTTGGCACGGTTAGTATTGCTCATTTTTTAGCTGATTTTTTAGCACCATTTTTCGAAAATGTTGTTGCAGGAATACAATCTCCAACTACAAAAAATATATTTACATTCTTAGGTTCAAAATTCTTTTGGATGATAAGTATTTCAACATTAATAGCCATTCTACTATCATTTACAAAAGCCAAAACTTACGAAGGTGCTGGAGCAAGTAAATTTGGAAGTGTATTTATTTACATATTAGTTGCCAGTATTGGTATGAAAATGGATTTAACACTAATATTTGACAATGTTGGCCTTATTGCCGTAGGTATTGTATGGATGACTATTCATGCTGTATTATTAATATTTGTAGCCAAAATAATTAAAGCTCCGTATTTCTTTTTAGCAGTTGGTAGTCAAGCTAATGTTGGTGGCGCTGCTTCTGCACCAATTGTAGCTTCAGCTTTCCATCCATCCTTAGCAACTGTAGGTGTTTTATTAGCCGTATTTGGATATGCTGTTGGAACTGTTGCGGCAATTGGCTGTACAATTTTAATGGAATTAGCCGCTGCTGGTTAG
- a CDS encoding alpha/beta hydrolase encodes MKTKYIVFLLLFSQFIFAQNTNFSSQEIAINKLIDGTLLTPNNESKQNLVIIIAGSGPTDRDGNQNFLKSNALKKLALGLTNNNIATFRYDKRIVKQIRKNKVDKNIMFDDFVTDAKAVIDYFKTNYAFKNIYVAGHSQGSLVGIIAAKDKADGFISIAGAGQAIDQVIIEQIEKTAPMFIEDTKRIFGVLAEGKTTTNFPPALASIFNLDVQPFIANWMSYKPQEEIKKLEMPILIINGTKDLQVSEAEAKLLNDAAKASTLEIIENMNHIMVPITGGDLENSKSYNETARALSPELIETITAFITK; translated from the coding sequence ATGAAAACAAAATACATAGTGTTTCTTTTATTGTTTAGTCAATTTATATTTGCACAAAACACAAACTTCTCTTCACAAGAAATTGCTATTAATAAATTAATAGATGGCACTTTATTAACACCTAATAATGAATCCAAACAAAATTTAGTAATTATAATTGCTGGTTCTGGACCAACAGATAGAGATGGTAATCAAAATTTTTTAAAAAGCAATGCTTTAAAAAAACTAGCACTAGGTTTAACAAATAATAATATTGCAACCTTTAGGTACGATAAACGTATTGTAAAGCAAATTAGAAAAAATAAGGTTGATAAAAATATTATGTTTGATGATTTTGTTACAGACGCTAAAGCTGTAATAGACTATTTTAAAACAAACTACGCATTTAAAAACATATACGTAGCAGGACATAGCCAAGGAAGTCTAGTAGGTATTATTGCTGCAAAAGATAAAGCCGATGGTTTTATTTCTATTGCTGGAGCAGGACAAGCAATAGATCAAGTTATTATAGAACAAATAGAAAAAACAGCGCCAATGTTTATAGAAGATACTAAACGTATTTTTGGTGTTTTAGCAGAAGGTAAAACAACTACAAATTTTCCTCCTGCTTTAGCAAGTATATTTAATTTAGATGTACAACCGTTTATTGCAAACTGGATGAGTTATAAGCCTCAAGAAGAAATAAAAAAACTGGAAATGCCAATTTTAATTATTAATGGAACAAAAGATTTACAAGTAAGTGAGGCCGAAGCCAAATTATTAAATGATGCTGCTAAAGCGTCTACATTAGAAATTATTGAAAACATGAATCACATCATGGTACCAATCACTGGTGGCGATTTAGAAAACTCTAAATCTTATAATGAAACCGCAAGAGCTTTATCTCCAGAACTAATAGAAACTATTACAGCGTTTATAACTAAATAA
- a CDS encoding alpha-ketoglutarate-dependent dioxygenase AlkB — protein MLFPSKEIKLNLPDADISYFPNVFNTKESSILFNTLLKKTDWQQDNITVFGKTHLQPRLTALFAENSNTYSYSNITMHPKPFSKALLDIKLKVENITNSSFTTCLANYYRDGNDSNGWHADNEKELGTNPIIASVSFGGVRRFNLKHRFEKTLTSKLELENGSLLLMQGKTQHFWLHQIPKTKKKVAPRINLTFRIIKH, from the coding sequence ATGTTATTTCCCTCCAAAGAAATAAAACTAAATCTTCCAGATGCAGATATAAGTTATTTTCCTAATGTTTTTAATACTAAAGAATCTTCCATACTCTTTAATACCTTACTAAAAAAGACAGATTGGCAGCAAGACAATATTACAGTTTTTGGTAAAACACATTTACAACCTAGATTAACTGCTTTATTTGCAGAAAATAGCAATACCTATAGTTACTCTAATATAACAATGCATCCCAAACCATTTTCTAAGGCTCTATTAGACATAAAATTAAAAGTAGAAAATATAACTAATTCCAGTTTTACTACTTGTTTAGCAAACTATTACAGAGATGGAAACGATAGTAATGGTTGGCATGCAGATAATGAAAAAGAGTTAGGTACAAACCCAATAATAGCCTCTGTAAGTTTTGGAGGTGTACGCCGATTTAATTTAAAACATAGGTTTGAAAAAACACTTACATCTAAATTAGAATTAGAAAATGGTAGTTTACTACTAATGCAAGGTAAAACGCAACATTTCTGGTTACACCAAATTCCTAAAACAAAAAAGAAAGTCGCACCAAGAATCAATCTTACTTTTAGAATAATAAAACATTAA
- a CDS encoding MauE/DoxX family redox-associated membrane protein produces MSFPWHLYLMAAMYIFAGIMHFIKPKMYKRIMPLYIPNHDLMVKLSGAAEIILGIGLCIPTLKNISIYGIILMLTVFLLVHFYMLSGEKASAGIPKWILILRLPLQFFLMYWAYWYLNF; encoded by the coding sequence ATGAGTTTTCCTTGGCACCTTTACTTAATGGCTGCAATGTATATTTTTGCTGGTATCATGCATTTTATAAAACCAAAAATGTATAAACGCATCATGCCGTTATATATTCCTAATCATGACCTAATGGTTAAACTTAGTGGCGCTGCAGAAATTATTTTAGGTATTGGTTTGTGTATTCCTACCTTGAAGAATATTTCAATTTATGGAATAATTTTAATGTTAACAGTCTTTTTACTAGTACATTTTTATATGCTTTCTGGTGAGAAAGCTTCAGCCGGAATACCTAAATGGATTTTAATTTTAAGACTTCCATTACAATTCTTTCTAATGTATTGGGCGTATTGGTATCTTAATTTTTAA
- a CDS encoding M15 family metallopeptidase has product MRALFSFLLTIYSLSSFAQLPKGFVYVKDVVPTIQTELRYCSDNNFVGEVIDGYIENKAILTSQAATALKKVQEQLAKQNLSIKIYDSYRPQRAVNHFVRWAKVESDTLMKQQFYPNVEKKNLFKSGYIASKSRHSSGSTLDITIVNIETGEELDMGSPYDFFGSASWIENNNLNKVQAKNRELLQKVMLDNGFRNYAKEWWHFTLRGEPYRNQYFDFLVE; this is encoded by the coding sequence ATGAGAGCTTTATTTTCCTTTTTACTAACAATATATTCATTATCTAGTTTTGCACAACTCCCAAAAGGTTTTGTTTATGTAAAAGATGTTGTACCAACGATACAGACAGAGTTACGCTATTGTAGCGATAATAACTTTGTAGGAGAAGTTATTGATGGTTATATAGAAAATAAAGCCATATTAACTTCTCAAGCAGCTACAGCATTAAAAAAGGTACAAGAGCAATTAGCAAAGCAAAATCTATCTATAAAAATTTACGATTCTTATAGACCGCAACGCGCAGTAAATCATTTTGTACGTTGGGCAAAAGTAGAAAGCGATACTTTAATGAAACAACAATTTTACCCAAATGTAGAAAAGAAAAACTTATTTAAATCTGGTTATATAGCTTCAAAATCAAGACATAGTAGCGGTAGTACATTAGATATTACAATTGTAAATATTGAAACTGGAGAAGAATTAGATATGGGATCGCCATACGATTTTTTTGGGAGTGCTTCATGGATAGAAAATAATAATCTAAATAAAGTACAGGCTAAAAACCGAGAACTACTACAAAAAGTAATGCTAGATAATGGTTTTAGAAACTACGCTAAAGAGTGGTGGCATTTTACACTACGAGGAGAACCTTACCGTAATCAATATTTTGATTTTTTAGTAGAGTAG
- a CDS encoding RNA methyltransferase — translation MVYKQINSTQNTLVKQIVLLKDKSRERKKTGLFIVEGLREITLALKGNYNLKTILFYPELCDVNTLESLGNLNAEIIEISKDVYTKIAYRETTEGIIAIAKTKENNFENLSFNTKNPLILVAEAPEKPGNIGAILRTADAANIDAVIIANPKTDLYNPNIIRSSVGCLFTNQIATGSTEAIINFLNSKGINIYAAILQESQEYHKQDFTTPTAIVVGTEATGLSNYWRNAAKKNIKIPMQGAIDSMNVSVAAGILIFEAKRQRDFK, via the coding sequence ATGGTTTACAAACAAATAAATAGCACCCAAAATACTTTAGTTAAGCAAATTGTTTTATTAAAAGACAAATCTAGAGAACGAAAAAAAACAGGATTATTTATAGTTGAAGGACTTCGTGAAATTACATTAGCTCTAAAAGGGAATTATAATTTAAAGACCATTTTATTCTATCCAGAACTTTGCGATGTAAATACTTTAGAATCTCTAGGTAATTTAAATGCTGAAATTATAGAGATAAGTAAAGATGTTTATACTAAAATTGCATATCGAGAAACCACTGAAGGTATTATAGCAATAGCGAAAACTAAAGAAAACAATTTTGAAAATTTAAGCTTTAACACCAAAAACCCATTAATTTTAGTTGCTGAAGCTCCCGAAAAACCAGGAAATATTGGCGCCATTTTACGTACTGCAGATGCTGCAAATATAGATGCTGTAATTATTGCAAACCCTAAAACAGATTTATACAATCCTAACATTATACGCTCTAGTGTAGGCTGTTTATTTACCAATCAAATTGCAACTGGAAGTACCGAGGCTATCATTAACTTTTTAAACTCTAAAGGCATAAATATATATGCTGCTATTTTACAAGAATCACAAGAATACCACAAGCAAGATTTTACAACACCAACAGCAATTGTAGTTGGTACAGAAGCTACTGGTTTAAGTAATTACTGGCGAAACGCTGCCAAAAAAAATATAAAAATACCTATGCAAGGTGCAATAGATTCTATGAATGTTTCTGTAGCTGCGGGAATTTTAATTTTTGAAGCAAAAAGACAACGCGATTTTAAATAA
- a CDS encoding T9SS type A sorting domain-containing protein — MKKLLLLLGLCLTSVFNYSQIANQPTSFDLCDDETQDGVTAFDLTLKDAEILGNQNPNDFIVSYHLTPGEANANLNALASPFVNFINPQTLYVRVEEIISGNFDSTTLIIRVLPNPVAGVPNVLEVCDDDNDGFSTFDLTINGAIILNGESGNTISYFLSESDAIANTNLIANPTAFANTTPNFQTIYVRLENATTGCFSIVDFNIIVNVLNINAQAFDVISCESSNGFGVFDLTINETQILNGISNLEVSYFESLNDAYSGLNQITQPNTYFNTQAYNQTIYMRILDLSTGCVFVSDLLVLYLETEELIINNPTALYSPDPDGDGITNFNLDSKISEIANGNTNLSITFHETQVDSYNNVNAISSPYTNVVAFSQTVYVRVENFNTLCNAFTSLDLVTQSNSFQVNPATLNTCQDFSGNISFNLTTANPEILNGLDPANYTIVYYEVYDDAVLENNAISNPLNYIYSPNIPVIYAGVTEVSTTEYVITTINLNLYNIPIADFDYPGSICDNSSVVLNPNSNPNATFSWNTGENTPTITINIGGYYEVTVTDNVTGCTNTAGIDVMEYQTPVLSTPNDITACIQDVVNIASQLDELIQNPSTSNGAFYNFEHYLTLSDAQNQTNLITNPSQYVAIQNETIYLRVSPIGTECNAITSFNLIVSDCGTQPEQVTCGQPVSNSFCYDSEDGVQYTYTSTNGSPLELIISSGQVENIYDELIVLDTNGTNLNATIPYGNNGDVSNLSFQSTGDTITIYVDSDNSISCQSSNYNPITYTVDCFDTTAVPNCDSVLISPQDLEVDVNENINFTWSNATGLVTGYKISLGTSSGATDVLNLLDVGNITTYNVGTLNFATNYYVTITPYNANGDATGCSETTFTTRADPNVYIDCTLNIPVNTTFCYSNNETQQYNFSSNDGSPLYIVFNSGSTENNFDELIVLDSDGITNLNADTPYGNSGDLAGLTFTTTGSSVTIYIESDFSVIGCEANPIDFDVFCGSNIGLIEVNAFLDENSDGIFNANEIPFTNGTFIYEVNNDAVTNTVSSNTGSFTITNQDENNSYDISFTETSGYENCFDIATSLFENVTVANGSTTVINFPVTELMPCEDVSVYLIPWSAPRPGFNYYNDLVIENLGSTPVTSGAVTFISDPIVNYVGETILDAETTVTPTATGATVNFTNLQPGESRIIWFQLYTPPTVSLGEFVTSSTTYTTAANDVNTANNTSVITQEVIGSYDPNDITESHGESVVYQDFTNSDEYLYYTVRFQNVGTADAINVRIENTLNPLLDVSTLQMLRSSHDVVMLQNNNQLTWTFNNINLPAQSQDDRGSNGYVYYKIKPTAGYTIGTTIPNTAEIYFDFNAPVITNTFITEFVEFQLSVNTFETQNFSLYPNPAKDEVIIKSNIALRGNTSVTIINVQGKMVNSKILNVNSLETQLNISNLESGLYFIKLKNGKTETIKKLIVK; from the coding sequence ATGAAAAAACTATTACTTTTATTAGGACTTTGTTTAACCTCTGTTTTTAACTACTCCCAAATAGCAAATCAACCTACATCTTTTGATTTATGTGACGATGAAACGCAAGATGGAGTAACCGCTTTTGATTTAACACTTAAAGATGCAGAAATTTTAGGGAATCAAAATCCTAACGATTTTATTGTTTCATATCATTTAACACCAGGTGAAGCTAATGCAAATCTAAATGCATTAGCTAGTCCGTTTGTAAATTTTATAAATCCTCAAACGTTATATGTTAGAGTTGAAGAAATTATATCTGGAAATTTTGATTCAACAACCTTAATCATAAGGGTTTTGCCAAATCCGGTAGCAGGTGTACCAAATGTTTTAGAGGTTTGTGATGATGATAACGATGGATTTTCAACTTTCGATTTAACAATTAATGGAGCCATAATTTTAAATGGAGAATCTGGAAATACTATAAGTTATTTTTTAAGTGAAAGTGATGCGATTGCCAACACTAACCTAATTGCAAATCCAACTGCTTTTGCAAATACAACACCTAATTTTCAAACCATTTATGTAAGATTAGAAAATGCTACAACTGGATGCTTTAGCATAGTAGATTTTAATATTATTGTTAATGTCTTAAATATTAATGCACAAGCTTTTGATGTTATATCATGTGAATCTAGTAATGGTTTTGGAGTTTTTGATTTAACTATAAATGAAACTCAAATATTAAATGGAATTTCAAATTTAGAAGTTTCTTATTTTGAATCTTTAAACGATGCGTATTCAGGATTAAATCAAATAACACAACCAAACACCTATTTTAATACCCAAGCATACAACCAAACAATATATATGCGAATTTTAGACTTATCTACAGGTTGTGTTTTTGTAAGTGATTTGTTGGTTTTATATCTTGAAACTGAAGAGCTTATAATTAACAATCCAACAGCATTATACAGCCCAGATCCAGATGGAGATGGAATTACAAATTTTAATTTAGATAGTAAGATTAGTGAAATTGCAAACGGGAACACTAACTTAAGTATTACATTTCATGAAACACAAGTAGATTCTTATAACAATGTAAATGCAATTTCAAGTCCATATACTAACGTTGTAGCTTTTTCGCAAACCGTTTATGTAAGAGTCGAAAACTTTAATACTTTATGTAATGCTTTTACTTCATTAGATCTTGTTACACAGTCTAATTCATTTCAAGTAAATCCAGCAACATTAAATACATGTCAAGATTTTAGTGGCAATATTAGCTTTAATTTAACCACTGCAAATCCAGAAATTTTAAATGGGTTGGATCCTGCAAATTATACTATTGTTTATTATGAAGTTTATGATGACGCAGTATTAGAAAACAACGCCATTTCAAACCCGTTAAATTATATCTATTCGCCTAATATTCCTGTGATTTATGCAGGAGTAACAGAAGTTTCTACAACAGAATATGTGATTACTACTATAAATTTAAACTTGTATAATATACCAATAGCAGATTTTGATTATCCTGGATCTATTTGTGATAATAGTAGTGTTGTATTAAATCCAAATTCAAATCCAAATGCTACCTTTTCATGGAATACAGGAGAAAATACACCAACAATTACTATTAACATTGGAGGTTATTATGAGGTAACAGTTACAGATAATGTTACTGGATGCACCAATACAGCAGGTATTGATGTTATGGAATATCAAACTCCAGTTTTATCTACTCCAAACGATATAACAGCTTGTATTCAAGATGTTGTAAATATTGCATCTCAACTTGATGAGCTTATTCAAAATCCAAGCACAAGTAATGGTGCGTTTTATAATTTTGAACATTATTTAACCTTAAGTGATGCACAAAATCAAACAAATTTAATAACTAACCCAAGCCAATATGTAGCAATACAAAATGAAACAATTTATTTAAGAGTTTCTCCAATAGGAACAGAGTGTAATGCTATTACAAGTTTTAATCTTATTGTTTCAGACTGTGGCACACAACCAGAACAAGTTACTTGTGGGCAACCAGTAAGTAATTCCTTTTGTTATGATAGTGAAGATGGAGTACAATATACTTATACCAGTACAAATGGTTCTCCACTAGAATTAATTATAAGTTCTGGTCAAGTAGAAAATATTTACGATGAGTTAATTGTATTAGATACAAATGGCACAAATTTAAATGCAACAATACCTTATGGAAATAATGGCGATGTTTCAAACTTAAGCTTTCAATCTACAGGAGATACAATTACAATATATGTAGATTCAGACAATTCTATAAGTTGTCAAAGTAGTAATTATAATCCTATAACATATACTGTAGATTGTTTTGATACTACAGCAGTTCCAAATTGTGATTCAGTACTAATATCACCACAAGATTTAGAGGTTGATGTAAATGAAAATATAAATTTTACATGGTCTAATGCAACTGGTTTAGTTACTGGTTATAAAATATCGTTAGGCACATCTAGTGGCGCAACAGATGTTTTAAATTTATTAGATGTAGGAAATATTACAACTTACAATGTTGGTACTTTAAATTTTGCAACCAATTATTATGTAACTATTACACCATATAACGCAAATGGAGATGCAACAGGTTGTAGCGAAACTACTTTTACAACAAGAGCAGATCCAAACGTGTATATTGATTGCACATTAAATATACCTGTAAATACAACATTTTGCTATTCAAATAACGAAACGCAACAATATAACTTCTCGAGTAATGATGGATCTCCATTATATATTGTATTTAATTCTGGTAGTACAGAAAATAATTTCGACGAGCTAATTGTTTTAGATAGTGATGGTATCACAAATTTAAATGCAGATACTCCATATGGTAATTCTGGAGATTTAGCAGGCTTAACATTTACTACAACAGGAAGTTCTGTTACAATTTATATAGAATCAGATTTTAGTGTAATAGGATGTGAAGCAAACCCTATAGATTTTGATGTTTTCTGCGGAAGCAATATTGGGTTAATAGAAGTAAATGCTTTCTTAGACGAAAATAGTGATGGTATTTTTAATGCAAACGAAATACCATTTACAAACGGAACCTTTATTTATGAAGTTAATAACGATGCAGTAACTAATACAGTAAGTTCTAACACAGGAAGTTTTACCATAACAAATCAAGATGAAAACAATAGTTATGATATTTCATTTACCGAAACCAGCGGCTACGAAAACTGTTTTGATATAGCTACTTCATTATTCGAGAACGTAACAGTAGCAAATGGCAGTACTACTGTAATTAATTTTCCAGTAACAGAGTTAATGCCTTGCGAAGATGTATCGGTTTATTTAATACCATGGAGTGCGCCAAGACCAGGATTTAATTATTATAACGATCTTGTAATTGAAAACTTAGGCTCAACACCTGTAACATCTGGAGCAGTAACCTTTATTAGTGATCCTATTGTAAACTATGTAGGAGAAACAATTTTAGATGCAGAAACTACAGTAACACCAACAGCAACTGGAGCTACAGTAAACTTTACAAATTTACAACCAGGAGAATCAAGAATAATTTGGTTTCAATTATATACACCACCAACAGTAAGCTTAGGAGAGTTTGTAACAAGTTCTACAACGTATACAACAGCAGCAAACGATGTTAATACTGCAAATAATACATCTGTAATTACACAGGAAGTTATAGGCTCTTACGATCCTAACGATATTACAGAATCACATGGAGAGTCTGTTGTTTATCAGGATTTTACAAATTCAGACGAGTATTTGTATTACACCGTAAGATTTCAAAATGTTGGTACTGCAGATGCTATAAATGTACGTATAGAAAATACTTTAAATCCATTACTAGATGTTAGTACATTACAAATGCTAAGATCCAGTCACGATGTTGTAATGCTTCAAAATAATAACCAATTAACCTGGACATTTAATAATATAAATTTACCAGCACAATCGCAAGACGATAGAGGCAGTAATGGTTATGTGTATTATAAAATTAAACCAACCGCAGGTTATACTATTGGTACAACAATACCAAATACCGCAGAAATTTATTTCGATTTTAATGCTCCTGTAATAACCAATACTTTTATAACAGAGTTTGTAGAGTTTCAACTATCTGTGAATACATTCGAAACACAAAACTTTTCATTATATCCAAATCCTGCAAAAGATGAAGTTATAATAAAAAGTAATATCGCTTTACGCGGAAACACTTCTGTAACAATAATTAATGTTCAAGGAAAAATGGTTAATTCAAAAATATTAAACGTAAACAGTTTAGAAACCCAATTAAACATATCTAATTTAGAATCAGGATTGTATTTTATAAAACTGAAAAATGGTAAAACTGAAACTATAAAAAAACTAATAGTAAAATAA
- a CDS encoding DUF6503 family protein: MIKNSIIALMLLLIVSACKNNTEQVDSKKTKAIETPETVEVKTANYPENLVKVFNAHGGIDKWKTMKSLEYTQEKTNGSEVTLTNLYTREALIDAPNYTIGFDGEKPWLLNKTEEDYKGYDPKYGYNLMFYFYAMPFILSDDGINYSNTAPLEFEGKTYPGIQVTYNAGVGVTPEDRYVLYYNPETYIMEWLGYTVNFVPGIDKKELHFRKYGDWQEVNGLLLPNTITGYGFKNDKPTVAKAPNTFTNVKITTTAVDKNKFAKPEKAEFVE; the protein is encoded by the coding sequence ATGATAAAAAATAGTATTATAGCACTAATGTTATTGCTTATAGTATCGGCTTGTAAAAACAATACAGAACAAGTAGACTCTAAAAAGACTAAAGCAATAGAGACGCCAGAAACCGTAGAAGTAAAAACAGCTAATTATCCCGAAAATCTTGTGAAAGTATTTAATGCTCATGGAGGTATTGATAAATGGAAAACCATGAAGTCTTTAGAGTATACTCAAGAAAAAACTAATGGAAGCGAAGTAACACTTACAAACCTGTATACTCGAGAAGCATTAATAGATGCGCCAAACTATACTATAGGTTTCGATGGTGAAAAACCATGGCTATTAAATAAAACAGAAGAAGATTATAAAGGCTATGACCCTAAATATGGCTATAATTTAATGTTTTATTTCTATGCAATGCCATTTATACTGTCTGATGATGGTATTAATTATTCTAATACAGCGCCTTTAGAATTTGAAGGTAAAACGTACCCAGGAATACAAGTAACTTATAACGCAGGAGTTGGTGTAACACCAGAAGACCGTTACGTGCTATATTACAATCCAGAAACTTATATTATGGAATGGTTAGGTTACACAGTAAACTTTGTACCAGGAATAGATAAAAAAGAATTACATTTTAGAAAGTATGGAGATTGGCAAGAAGTTAATGGATTATTATTACCAAATACCATTACAGGTTATGGTTTTAAAAATGATAAACCAACAGTAGCAAAAGCACCTAATACATTTACAAATGTAAAAATTACAACAACGGCAGTAGATAAAAACAAATTTGCTAAACCTGAGAAGGCAGAATTTGTAGAGTAG